CTGGTTTACTGATAGTTTGATCAGAGTCCGAAAAGAATGAAACTTGCATAAAGTCCGTGAATTAGTATATGCACTAGCCTAGTCCTGAACAAGGATGAAATTCCCTTACATTGCGCATGCGTTAACGTTTACTTTATAGGCCTAGGTTAATTCCAGTAAATCCGTAGACGAAAATAATTCATGAAAGTTTCTCAGAACACAAAATTTAGGTTTAACTTTTTATAACTATTATAGCCTACGTAGCACTGTTAGAAACGTTGTCTTTTTAAACTCAAAGATATCATCATTTCCTTTGACCTTTGAAAGGACGTATAAGTAATTGCATAGAGCATCGCGAAGCTACCGTATAAAATCCTACCGAATAAATTAACGCAATCGCCAAGTTAATTGAGTAAAACAAATGTGGCATCTTAGAATAGCCCATTAATCCTGCAAGTCACCCACTGTGAGGGGGTGGGCGCCGATATCGGTACCAATTAGGGccgggtgaggggtggggggagggggtgaatcTGGGGCAGAAATATATCTTCCCGGTTGCTATAGCATATGTAAAATTGCATATGTTACCGTCCGTAAGTGAATCGGATGAAGTGAATTAAGGCTATTTAGGCAGATCGGTAATGTATGCATAAAACTCAACTATATATGGTGCTTTGAAATCTAATCCAACAATTCAATACTATATATTCCATCATATTTTCTGTAGCTCGTGAAACCTCGAATGCTAGTTACGACCAAACGTCACACAATGAAAAGAAAGGTAGATCAAGCATCGAATCACACCCAGAAGAAGAAACAGCTCATCTTATACCCataccatcatcatcgtcatcaacatcatcatcaacatcatcatcatcaacatcatcatcaccatcttcATCACCACAGCAACAAACACCGCAGTTTCAGACATCTTTGTCGATATCACGTGACGAGTCTGAGTCCTCACAGGAACTCTTAAAAGTTCTTGTGGGACAGCAAGGTGATGGAACCTTCGGAGAGACTGTGGTAAGGCATACACTTTTAACGTGAATTGTGTACGTATATTCCTTTCGATGCATCGTTTTGTGGGAATCAACTCAATTGAATATGCATCTAGACAATATGTTGATCTTATATTAATACGGTTATACAGCATAAAATTATCATGTAGCTGCATAACTGTTAGAGAGGATTGACTTCTCCTTGACCGTTTGagtatttaatataaaaaaaattagaaactCACTGAGTTGCGAAAATTTTCATTCAAGTGTCTTTATTTATGGGTAACCAATTTCCTCCAGATTTATCAAATCCGTCGCTTTATTTCTAACAAAGTCTTTAATATTCCTCAAGCTTTTCAGTCGCACACTTTCAGATCACAGAAAGATTAGAGGCAATGGCAACAATACTAGGGATGATCTATACCTCAGGAATCACTAACGTTAGTTTTATGAAACCGAAGAAGGAGAAACATTGTGATTTTAAAatcacataaatatattttttttacaggaTCAGTATCCATCACAGTCATTACACGTTGAGGGAATTCCCCAAGAATCCATCACTGAATCCACGTTAGACGACGGAGAAGTGTCGGGCAGTGATTCTCAAGTCGAAGAATTGATCAAGGAGGTACTGAAGACCGTCTCCAGAGAATTACAAACTGAACAACTCACCGCTGATTTGGAAAAGCAGAAGTTGTCAACAACAACAGCGGTCACCACAATTCAATGCGAAGGATCCAAATTCGTTGGTAAATCGGAAGATACCAACGGTCAGTCTGAGATATTTCATGCTCTGACTAATGGTATAATTGTGAATAATCCCAAAAGAGAACATGAAGAAAACCGAGTGAGCCTATTTGGCGAAGTTGCATCATTTGAAACCAATCGTCGTCAGTGTGGTATAGCTGATCGTGACGTGGTATCTGGAGGAAACTTTACACTTAAAACTGGTCAATACGAAGAGAGTAAGAGCATCACGGATACCGAAGTGACGAAAAAGGAACCCGATGTGGTAGGTGGTGGTTCCGACATTAGTCTTTCCGAGCCTAACGTAGTAATTAATCAAGAACGTTTGATTGAAGACGACTGGAATCCAACCTCGGCGAGGGATGTTACGGGACAGGtcacttcatcttcttctttattAAAAGGTACTCTTCTGTTTCCTGTCGAAAACGATAAAATTATTCACAGAAGACAACTGTTGGAAACATCTAGCAGAAAAACGAATACAGCCACTTCTCTATTGGCGACCGTTAAAGATTCTCCAACTTTATCTGAAAATCTTGCTGCGGaggtatttctccaaactattACGTCAAATATTTGTGCAAAGAGGGATAAAAAGGATGTCATGCCAGATGCAGACATGATTAAAACTTCAGCAACTGTAGGTAGTTTGAAGGACGACATCGTCGATAACGAAATCAAGGCCAATTCAGAAGAGAATGAAAGCATGTActacacaatagaaaatttaGAAAGTTCGCTTGATACATCTAACGATGCAAAAGATTCCTGTTCCTCAAATGACAGATCTAATAAAGTGGAAGAAGACGTTATGGTAAAGAGTAGGCTAAATGTCTTGGCTTGTAAATTTGAAATGGGCAAACCTTATAAATGTGGAACAATCAGTAATGGTCCGTCTGCTAAAACCGAGGAAGACAATTTTAAGGATATTCTCTCGATACCTTACGCCAATAGTACCCCTGAGAAATACACCTGGAGTGCCTATAAAGATCGTGTACCAAGGCAAACCTATTCTGAGGAATACTTTAGCCCAAAGTCAGGTTTTATTAACGGAGTATCTTTCTGTGAGATGGATTGCATGACGAACAACTGCAGTGACTGGAGTCAAATGCACGAAGTGGAAGATTTTAATGTCTACCATAAAGGGAAAGAAAATTCTGACATTTACGATGTTAACCTGCCTCATAATACGTGTGAGGACTTCGTCATCACACCTTGTCAAGATTCAGACACAGACGATGGGGAAGATGATGGATCATTTGAAGAGACGGCCGCTAAAGACCATATTGAGAAAAGGGTTCCAATTCTCGGCGGCAATGAAGATGATTCCGTCGGGTCTAGTCTAGAAGAAATATATAATGCTGACAATGATGATGCTAACACTAAAACAGAGCAAGTAGGAGATCGATTtcaacagcagcagcagccgGCTGAGAGTACATCCTCCGCTGAAGAAGTGGCAACTTTTACGCAGTCGAAAGAGGAGAAAATGATAGATTTAAAGAACTTTGAGGAATTTAGAAAAAACAACATGTTGAGAGCAATTACGAACATTCTTGTTAAGGTGGAAGGACGCCTGGGAAATACAGTAGGCACTCTGAAAGTAAGATGtcttcttttatatattttatagtttgcAAAAGAGTAATTCATATCGTGTTTCTCTGACACCTGTCATCTTTCCCGTTCGGGATCTTAATCTGTACCCAATCTGAACAACTGAACTTTGGCAGAAATGGGGTGCATGTCCTTTCAAATTATCTCCTCCTGTACTCGGGTTAAACTACATAATTCttgattgacatactgtaatggCACACGGCTTATATACGTAATAACAATGTCAGATTGAAACGCAACTTTTAACCTCTCCTCATACACGTCAGTTACTATATATTAAATTACTATTATTACCATCATCATTATatggttttctttatttcagaAAAGTCTCGAGGAATTTATAAAGAAAACGGCTATTTTGGCTGATGAAGGACAAAGAACAGCCCCCACAGAATGGGAAGGTattattaccccccccccactcccaacCCCTCAGTTTGGTTGGAGCAACAGAGGAAAGATAATAAACATATACAACGCCTGTCATCTTTTGCATACTTCATGTGAACgagtttctttttcttaaaaatattttctctaAAAAGTAATAACCTTTGATCTGAGCAGCCCTTTTAATATAAGTTGGTCTGAAATCCCAAAAGAGTGTACAtgtgcgtgtgcgtgtttgtgtttgtgtggaCATGTACGTATATCTTtcattggttgggggggggggggggggcttggtaGGCTGGATAGAAAGACTGATGGCTATTTTGCCCGCTTATTTCAAAAAGgaatttgttaataaaatatgggatccagtccttccgatcatattattttattgtctttCTATCGCCCTAAGCCTTGCCCTGTGATGAATTTTAGTTAAtgtgatagagtgcttgaaatgttggcctgtcctgccagaaaatttgaatctaacactgacttacgtcgagacgtgacgtcagtacggcacattggtcagaatcgatcagatctcactctaagctttGCCTTGAGACAATAGACAGGAACGTGTACAGCCTTTGCGTACGGATGTGATTCAAACAATctctaaaataagaaatattggAACAATGCATATTAAAACCTAGTTAGGAAAATGCTGGAACGTTTTAACTCTCCAAAAGATTGCTAACTTGCAACTTCGCCGAAAAATTTTCATCTAAATCGCTAtttactttcagaaatgttaACATTCCTCCctacagtgtagcttgctaatgTCCATGCAGCTCCCGTAACGACGTGCCGCGATG
Above is a genomic segment from Apostichopus japonicus isolate 1M-3 chromosome 5, ASM3797524v1, whole genome shotgun sequence containing:
- the LOC139967454 gene encoding uncharacterized protein; this translates as MFLRSFLQRKSKKDSEGSHSTSKGDKNAGKKNDPKLEVVKMTKMKSLSDNQEDSEVSGLKNHEARETSNASYDQTSHNEKKGRSSIESHPEEETAHLIPIPSSSSSTSSSTSSSSTSSSPSSSPQQQTPQFQTSLSISRDESESSQELLKVLVGQQGDGTFGETVDQYPSQSLHVEGIPQESITESTLDDGEVSGSDSQVEELIKEVLKTVSRELQTEQLTADLEKQKLSTTTAVTTIQCEGSKFVGKSEDTNGQSEIFHALTNGIIVNNPKREHEENRVSLFGEVASFETNRRQCGIADRDVVSGGNFTLKTGQYEESKSITDTEVTKKEPDVVGGGSDISLSEPNVVINQERLIEDDWNPTSARDVTGQVTSSSSLLKGTLLFPVENDKIIHRRQLLETSSRKTNTATSLLATVKDSPTLSENLAAEVFLQTITSNICAKRDKKDVMPDADMIKTSATVGSLKDDIVDNEIKANSEENESMYYTIENLESSLDTSNDAKDSCSSNDRSNKVEEDVMVKSRLNVLACKFEMGKPYKCGTISNGPSAKTEEDNFKDILSIPYANSTPEKYTWSAYKDRVPRQTYSEEYFSPKSGFINGVSFCEMDCMTNNCSDWSQMHEVEDFNVYHKGKENSDIYDVNLPHNTCEDFVITPCQDSDTDDGEDDGSFEETAAKDHIEKRVPILGGNEDDSVGSSLEEIYNADNDDANTKTEQVGDRFQQQQQPAESTSSAEEVATFTQSKEEKMIDLKNFEEFRKNNMLRAITNILVKVEGRLGNTVGTLKKSLEEFIKKTAILADEGQRTAPTEWEATEDEGELGLLDTRLRSSIDQQASLALSLKNTEERTRLMETQLEQWEVGEEDRKRQIISLREEVEGATARQRSLTVMLNDERRMKEALQLRVSTMTQEKQQLLFNNVMLWEQTSQLELKQEHFQSVSEQERMDLEEHTKALESELLALRSLKAGEPVKKISSESTCSISSDHTPTGSCTPKQDGDVETVDGHEARESSSRYMVPYDHPPQAPDDFPEGEFYGPVPYPHYRGSHRPNHNNSGYPFPQPRFPPPFARGSYPRRRGEHHRVHYNGMQPLPWYPNDRDSFHRERERGQRPVRGRIFRGRGRGRGYGRGRRGRFHREGQS